The proteins below come from a single Hippocampus zosterae strain Florida chromosome 5, ASM2543408v3, whole genome shotgun sequence genomic window:
- the si:ch211-79k12.2 gene encoding zinc finger protein 391 translates to MDKDKSNDTPDQSNWMEMHQFIGDLLMSGSSSKEQPDVMNVWSLLSGDTLQQARPMHDKTEAALRKNTTRDDMRHVCTCPGCPFSSPRASSLLPCSETRKEQGTSSASTSTSAPLPLSSHDGCPEPGSSSESRPNPETPPCRLASLSQLASVFPCSAFCHTHHHFHHRHCPISTCLAYPQSPFPCLASLQARLNHRAPEERSRPPTAPLSHLCMHCPASFSRPSQLLQHQRAEHAQKSSGFLCTECGRTFNSHSNLRIHLHVHTGARPYTCSECGKGFSQSGALKIHKRIHTGERPYSCGFCGRGFPHLAGVRAHQRIHTGEKPYRCSQCGKCFTQSGALKIHIRIHTGERPFICNICGKAFSNRSGIRFHNQTVHGLTPEQAGPTGATLGRPRTYPPANLSTPHNPDGNAPSETGSLSGFALLGGTAGKGPTERDSTRLIYACEDCGLRFKDAPSRNRHQTVAHYSAEEGAPKDGSTNEGISHDSGD, encoded by the exons ATGGACAAAGACAAGAGTAACGACACT CCTGACCAAAGCAATTGGATGGAGATGCACCAGTTTATCGGCGACCTCCTGATGTCTGGGAGCTCCTCAAAGGAGCAGCCCGACGTCATGAACGTGTGGAGCTTGTTAAGTGGGGACACGCTCCAACAAGCCCGACCGATGCACGACAAGACCGAGGCGGCGCTGAGGAAAAACACGACCAGAGACG ATATGCGCCATGTCTGCACCTGCCCTGGCTGCCCTTTCTCATCTCCCAGAGCTTCGTCTTTACTTCCATGCTCGGAGACTCGAAAAGAGCAAGGCACCTCCTCCGCCTCCACCTCCACCAGTGCTCCTCTCCCACTGAGTTCGCATGACGGCTGCCCTGAACCTGGCAGCTCATCTGAGAGCAGGCCAAACCCGGAAACTCCGCCATGCCGACTAGCCTCCTTGAGCCAGTTAGCCTCCGTATTCCCTTGCTCTGCCTTCTGCCATACGCACCACCACTTCCACCACCGCCACTGCCCTATAAGCACGTGCCTGGCATACCCACAATCTCCCTTCCCCTGCCTGGCATCTTTGCAGGCCCGCCTGAACCATCGCGCGCCGGAGGAGCGCAGCCGCCCGCCGACGGCCCCCTTGTCCCACCTCTGCATGCACTGCCCGGCGTCCTTCTCCAGACCCTCGCAGCTGCTGCAGCACCAGCGTGCCGAGCATGCCCAAAAGTCTTCCGGCTTCCTGTGCACGGAGTGTGGACGCACCTTCAACTCTCACAGCAACCTACGTATCCACCTCCATGTGCACACTGGCGCCCGACCATACACCTGCTCTGAGTGCGGCAAGGGGTTCAGCCAGTCGGGCGCTCTGAAGATCCACAAACGAATCCATACGGGCGAGAGACCGTACTCCTGTGGCTTCTGCGGGAGGGGTTTTCCCCACCTGGCAGGAGTCCGAGCTCATCAGAGGATCCACACAGGGGAGAAACCTTACCGCTGCAGCCAGTGCGGCAAGTGCTTTACCCAATCAGGAGCCCTCAAGATTCACATACGCATCCACACCGGCGAGCGGCCGTTCATCTGTAACATCTGTGGAAAAGCCTTCTCCAACCGCTCGGGCATCCGTTTCCACAACCAAACAGTCCACGGTCTGACCCCGGAGCAGGCAGGGCCCACGGGGGCCACGCTCGGGCGTCCTCGCACTTATCCGCCCGCTAATCTGAGCACTCCTCACAACCCTGACGGCAATGCTCCGTCGGAGACTGGCAGTCTGTCTGGATTCGCATTGCTTGGTGGGACCGCTGGCAAGGGTCCGACGGAGAGAGATAGCACAAGGCTGATTTACGCGTGCGAGGACTGTGGCCTGCGTTTTAAAGACGCACCTTCACGGAACAGACACCAGACTGTGGCACACTACTCTGCAGAGGAGGGGGCTCCCAAAGACGGAAGCACAAATGAGGGTATCAGTCATGACAGTGGAGACTAA